The Methanofollis sp. UBA420 genome contains a region encoding:
- a CDS encoding Zn-ribbon domain-containing protein, with amino-acid sequence MPHKCTKCGREFEDGSTEILRGCPSCGGKKFLYIGESKRHDDVLEGKTIEELASETDTEEIEVPETPSPPRKTEEVRDRIDRYDQVEAIRVLEPGTYELNIEKLARDEEMVVGFGKEGKYFVDIFSMGKRKKKQ; translated from the coding sequence ATGCCCCATAAGTGTACCAAATGCGGAAGGGAGTTTGAAGACGGCTCAACCGAGATCCTGAGGGGCTGCCCGAGTTGCGGCGGGAAGAAGTTCCTCTATATTGGAGAATCGAAGAGGCACGACGACGTGCTTGAGGGGAAGACGATCGAAGAGCTCGCCTCGGAGACCGATACAGAGGAGATTGAGGTTCCCGAGACACCTTCCCCGCCCCGCAAGACAGAGGAGGTCCGGGACCGTATAGACAGGTATGATCAGGTCGAGGCGATCCGTGTCCTCGAGCCCGGTACCTATGAACTGAATATCGAGAAACTGGCCCGGGATGAGGAGATGGTCGTTGGATTCGGCAAGGAAGGGAAGTACTTTGTCGACATCTTCTCTATGGGCAAACGCAAAAAGAAGCAATAA
- a CDS encoding DUF2073 domain-containing protein: MIQGVQIDFLSAERMDRLTMMEKVRLILDDVRDGNIVVLEKGLAPDEQSKLIEVTMMEIRPDGFSGIELETYPVKGGGEGFGGFFSKLVGKKSESRLTVIGPANQLKTIKKDENLIRAWVSSR, from the coding sequence ATGATTCAGGGAGTTCAGATCGATTTCCTCTCGGCTGAAAGGATGGATCGGCTGACCATGATGGAGAAGGTCCGGCTGATCCTTGACGACGTACGGGACGGAAACATCGTCGTCCTGGAGAAGGGGCTTGCTCCGGACGAGCAGAGTAAACTCATCGAGGTGACGATGATGGAGATCAGGCCCGATGGATTCTCCGGGATCGAACTTGAAACCTATCCGGTGAAGGGGGGAGGAGAGGGTTTCGGCGGTTTCTTCTCCAAACTTGTCGGCAAGAAGTCTGAGTCCAGGCTCACGGTGATCGGGCCGGCGAACCAGCTCAAGACGATCAAGAAGGATGAGAACCTGATCCGCGCCTGGGTTTCGTCACGGTGA
- a CDS encoding Era-like GTP-binding protein — MNFLIRAKLTVSNLFHAFFRKKKSKIGIYGPPNAGKTTLANRIVRDWTGDAIGPVSEIPHETRRARRKENITISGSNGNSIMIDIVDTPGVTTKIDYNEFLEYGLEKDEAVIRAREATEGVAEAMHWLRDDIDGVIYMLDSTQDPFMQVNIMMIGIIESRKLPVVIVANKIDLPDAAPQRIRSAFPQHPVVPISGMEGDNIEMLYEKMAETFR, encoded by the coding sequence ATGAATTTTCTTATTCGCGCAAAGCTGACGGTATCTAATTTATTCCATGCCTTCTTCCGCAAAAAGAAGTCGAAGATTGGAATTTACGGCCCTCCCAATGCTGGCAAGACCACCCTTGCCAACAGGATTGTACGCGACTGGACTGGTGATGCGATCGGTCCGGTGAGCGAGATCCCCCACGAGACCCGGCGGGCCCGGCGGAAGGAGAACATCACGATCTCCGGTTCGAACGGCAATTCGATCATGATCGACATCGTCGATACCCCTGGCGTCACCACGAAGATCGACTACAACGAGTTCCTCGAGTACGGTCTTGAGAAGGACGAAGCGGTCATACGGGCAAGAGAGGCGACGGAAGGTGTTGCCGAAGCGATGCACTGGCTTCGGGACGACATCGACGGTGTCATCTACATGCTGGACTCGACGCAGGATCCCTTTATGCAGGTGAACATCATGATGATCGGGATCATCGAGAGCCGGAAACTCCCGGTTGTCATTGTCGCCAACAAGATCGACCTCCCCGACGCCGCGCCCCAGCGGATCAGGAGTGCCTTCCCACAGCACCCGGTCGTTCCGATCTCCGGCATGGAAGGAGACAATATCGAGATGCTCTATGAAAAGATGGCTGAGACGTTCAGGTGA
- a CDS encoding cyclic nucleotide-binding/CBS domain-containing protein, protein MANARDTIYVETRVPLKEVMRGSPTTIEAEATVAKAAARMCRSEVGSCIVLSGNVPIGIVTEQDMNCKVVARDLKPSSIYVREIMSTPLITIDSERTVGEAAQMMIRHRVRRLPVVENGKVTGIVTVRDLLSVANELNEIMSDLIVINREENYSMGVCDRCGKMSDSLVTMDAMMLCNDCREEERLR, encoded by the coding sequence ATGGCTAACGCACGAGACACCATATACGTCGAAACACGGGTTCCGCTGAAGGAAGTAATGAGAGGCAGCCCCACCACCATTGAGGCCGAGGCCACGGTCGCAAAGGCCGCAGCTCGCATGTGCCGGAGCGAGGTGGGAAGTTGCATCGTTCTTTCAGGGAACGTCCCTATCGGGATCGTCACCGAACAGGACATGAACTGCAAAGTCGTCGCCAGGGACCTCAAGCCAAGTTCCATCTATGTCAGGGAGATCATGAGCACGCCGCTCATCACCATCGATTCTGAGAGAACCGTGGGGGAAGCTGCACAGATGATGATACGGCACCGGGTCAGACGACTCCCGGTCGTCGAGAACGGCAAAGTCACCGGCATCGTCACGGTCAGGGACCTCCTATCCGTCGCCAACGAGCTCAACGAGATTATGTCAGACCTGATCGTCATCAACCGGGAGGAAAATTATTCCATGGGCGTTTGCGACCGTTGTGGCAAGATGAGCGACAGCCTGGTCACCATGGACGCGATGATGCTGTGCAATGATTGTAGGGAGGAGGAGCGCTTGAGATGA
- a CDS encoding CBS domain-containing protein, whose product MKVADDVRVRIPVLTTADPMTRARQILRDDTFREIAITDTKGRYVGYINITDALKVTTTKSDVQIEGFVRDGAVVKPDDSLIVVARAIREKKSDSAVITNNDGQVLGAVLLSEIFPILCTREELRGTVADHMHRSPGVCEADDPVSRVYAKMIEEGIAAFPVMKSRHLIGIISRRDILNSGRVRKTLESGGKVPVESVMVTPVIAIGPDESLRSAAERMVEHDLSQMPVLDGDVLVGMIDRHGVLNGLSARE is encoded by the coding sequence ATGAAGGTGGCAGACGACGTGAGAGTCAGGATCCCGGTGCTTACCACGGCGGATCCGATGACCAGGGCACGCCAGATCCTGCGGGACGACACATTCCGCGAGATCGCGATCACCGATACGAAGGGGCGTTATGTCGGGTATATCAATATCACCGATGCCCTGAAAGTCACCACCACCAAGTCGGACGTCCAGATCGAGGGTTTTGTCCGGGACGGTGCGGTGGTGAAACCCGATGATTCGCTGATTGTCGTTGCACGGGCAATCAGGGAGAAAAAATCCGACTCGGCCGTGATCACGAACAACGATGGGCAGGTCCTCGGGGCGGTCTTGCTCTCGGAGATCTTCCCGATCCTCTGTACACGGGAAGAACTCCGCGGCACCGTCGCCGATCACATGCACCGGAGCCCCGGAGTCTGCGAGGCCGACGACCCGGTCAGCAGGGTCTATGCAAAGATGATCGAAGAAGGGATCGCCGCCTTCCCGGTAATGAAGAGCCGGCACCTCATCGGCATCATCTCAAGGAGAGATATCTTAAATAGCGGCAGGGTGAGAAAGACGCTGGAGAGCGGCGGAAAGGTGCCGGTCGAAAGCGTGATGGTCACACCCGTGATTGCCATCGGGCCTGACGAGAGTCTCAGGTCGGCGGCAGAACGGATGGTGGAACATGATCTCTCCCAGATGCCGGTCCTCGACGGTGATGTTCTTGTGGGCATGATCGACCGGCATGGCGTGCTGAATGGTCTCTCTGCAAGGGAATGA
- a CDS encoding CBS domain-containing protein: MHKNNQTMKQGDRLLKMPGKLDRGPIEFKSRIAGSEGEVMGIATRGVISVPQTMTIIGAVETMTAYGFRRLPITDAGTHRLRGIMTARDIIDFLGGGDRFNLVRVKHGGNLLSAINESVREVMTQRVTTMPHTATIAGAAEIIVTKKIGGLPIVDEEEALAGIVTERDVMKALATEDTDVTVEEVMSTGLRVTGPDTPIGSVTREMITHGFRRLPLVSDDVLFGIISASDIMKYLGSGEIFTRLSTGDVAEVMGLPVRTLTGAELYTTTPNTNINDAALKMLQKGVGALPVIEEGKLIGLITEFDLVKAFYEE; this comes from the coding sequence ATGCATAAGAATAATCAGACGATGAAACAGGGCGACAGACTGCTGAAAATGCCCGGCAAACTCGACCGCGGCCCGATCGAGTTCAAGTCGCGGATCGCCGGGAGCGAGGGCGAGGTGATGGGGATTGCAACCCGCGGCGTCATCTCGGTCCCCCAGACGATGACCATCATCGGTGCTGTGGAGACGATGACGGCCTATGGTTTCCGCCGTCTTCCAATCACCGATGCAGGCACGCACCGTCTTCGCGGCATCATGACCGCACGGGACATCATCGACTTCCTCGGCGGCGGCGACCGCTTCAACCTTGTACGGGTCAAGCACGGCGGCAACCTCCTCTCGGCGATCAATGAGAGTGTGCGGGAGGTCATGACACAGCGGGTGACGACAATGCCGCATACCGCCACGATCGCCGGGGCCGCCGAGATCATCGTCACGAAGAAGATCGGCGGCCTCCCGATCGTGGACGAGGAGGAGGCCCTCGCCGGGATCGTCACCGAGAGAGACGTGATGAAGGCCCTCGCCACCGAGGACACGGACGTGACCGTAGAGGAAGTCATGAGCACGGGCCTCAGGGTGACCGGCCCTGACACTCCCATCGGGTCGGTCACGAGAGAGATGATCACCCACGGTTTCAGGCGCCTGCCCCTGGTCTCGGACGACGTGCTCTTCGGGATCATCTCGGCGTCCGACATCATGAAGTACCTCGGGTCAGGGGAGATCTTTACCCGCCTCTCGACCGGCGACGTGGCCGAGGTGATGGGTCTGCCTGTGCGCACCCTCACCGGGGCGGAGTTGTATACCACGACCCCGAACACGAACATCAATGATGCAGCGCTGAAGATGCTGCAGAAGGGGGTCGGCGCCCTCCCTGTCATCGAGGAAGGGAAATTGATCGGCCTGATAACCGAGTTCGACCTTGTGAAAGCATTTTATGAGGAGTGA
- a CDS encoding CBS domain-containing protein — MKAEDVMSSPVRVVSPEDTVAYARNQMIKHKISRVLVMDGGKLAGIFTKKDIVYRLRQTEPIWRRRPIDRIPVSVLMTTEPVAVGPDTPMREIAALMLDRSISGIPVVNDGEVIGIVTKSDILRSAAARSLTTPLSDLMENPVTVSRYHSLDHIIDLLSERDEKLIAVNNDGTLAGIITETNLAFFIYRNESGGIPERDITMLRKEASGGRKAYRYVQEASAVAEDVMTHPVLTAPPETSAADAVQMMIDRRINSVVIVRGSEVLGIVKRDNILQEVAK; from the coding sequence ATGAAGGCAGAGGATGTGATGTCGTCCCCGGTCAGGGTAGTTTCGCCCGAGGATACCGTCGCCTATGCGAGAAACCAGATGATCAAACACAAGATCTCCCGCGTGCTGGTGATGGACGGCGGGAAACTCGCCGGGATCTTCACGAAAAAGGACATCGTCTACCGCCTCAGGCAGACCGAACCGATCTGGCGGAGACGGCCGATTGACCGCATCCCTGTATCTGTCCTGATGACGACAGAGCCCGTAGCCGTCGGCCCGGACACACCCATGCGAGAGATCGCCGCCCTCATGCTCGACCGGTCCATCAGCGGCATCCCGGTCGTAAACGACGGGGAGGTGATCGGCATCGTCACCAAGTCGGACATCCTCAGGTCGGCAGCGGCACGCTCGCTCACGACACCGCTCTCCGACCTTATGGAGAACCCGGTGACGGTGAGCCGGTACCACTCCCTCGACCATATCATCGACCTCCTCTCCGAGAGGGACGAAAAACTCATCGCCGTGAACAATGACGGGACTCTTGCCGGGATCATTACCGAAACGAACCTTGCGTTCTTCATTTACCGGAACGAGTCAGGCGGCATCCCGGAAAGAGATATAACGATGCTGAGAAAAGAAGCATCTGGTGGAAGAAAGGCATACAGGTATGTCCAGGAGGCCTCTGCGGTCGCCGAGGACGTGATGACACACCCCGTTCTGACCGCACCCCCTGAGACAAGCGCCGCGGACGCGGTGCAGATGATGATCGACCGCCGCATCAACAGCGTGGTCATTGTTCGAGGATCAGAGGTCCTCGGGATCGTGAAAAGGGACAATATATTACAGGAAGTGGCAAAATGA
- a CDS encoding CBS domain-containing protein, protein MSEELYIHIKDIMAKPVTIAKSAPITDALDKMLDENIDPLIVTDNGTVVGTISRQAIAETIGKKRNATIPPTKIHVANTVEGEFTAAYPDQGIEILPTLLQHAKIVVVFDEDHKLIGQVSYGDLLKVVQPSKQVKEILEPASTINVEERVVHLRRRMMDEDIARFLVTDENGAPIGIVTETDVARAMVAFREVVEGKYQDHRIRNLLVRDIMSAPLISVNASMPVGEVIDTMLTKKISSLPITDGNGHIAGIVTRTSLIQAL, encoded by the coding sequence ATGAGCGAAGAGCTGTACATCCACATCAAGGACATTATGGCAAAGCCGGTAACAATCGCGAAATCAGCGCCCATCACTGACGCCCTTGACAAGATGCTTGACGAGAACATCGACCCCCTGATCGTTACCGACAACGGGACCGTCGTCGGCACTATCTCCCGGCAGGCAATCGCCGAGACGATCGGCAAGAAGAGGAATGCCACCATCCCCCCGACAAAGATCCATGTCGCAAACACCGTGGAGGGAGAGTTTACCGCGGCATACCCCGACCAAGGGATCGAGATCCTGCCCACCCTCCTGCAGCACGCAAAGATCGTCGTGGTCTTCGACGAAGACCACAAACTCATCGGCCAGGTCAGTTACGGAGACCTGCTGAAGGTGGTGCAGCCCTCGAAACAGGTGAAGGAGATCCTGGAGCCGGCCTCCACCATCAATGTCGAGGAGCGGGTCGTCCACCTCCGCCGCCGGATGATGGACGAGGATATTGCCAGATTCCTCGTCACCGACGAGAATGGAGCGCCGATCGGGATCGTCACCGAGACCGACGTCGCCCGCGCGATGGTCGCCTTCAGGGAGGTCGTGGAGGGGAAGTATCAGGACCACCGGATCCGGAACCTGCTTGTCCGTGATATCATGTCCGCACCCCTCATCTCAGTGAACGCCAGCATGCCGGTCGGCGAGGTGATCGACACGATGCTCACCAAAAAGATCAGTTCCCTGCCCATCACCGATGGGAATGGCCACATTGCAGGCATCGTGACCCGCACATCCCTGATCCAGGCACTCTGA
- a CDS encoding deoxyhypusine synthase has protein sequence MNPRRSVCPTTDVPSLVAAMSESGFQGRKLGESVKIWSEMIQDPDCTILLGLSGAMVPAGMQECLIELVRHRYVDAIVSTGANIFHDIAEHLGINHYLGHHHVDDESLYRQGIDRIYDVFAYEDEFRSVDRRVAKFAAELAPYHASSADFLNRLGHHITEVAPAGRSILATCTQMGVPVFVPALGDSSLGIALTVARREGVDIAIDQIADADELTRIVEMSKKTGVVYIGGGVPKNFIQQTQVIASMHDRDLGGHAYAVQYTTDAPHWGGLSGCTFEEAISWGKESVETKRVQCFCDATIAIPIAVSALIGSGLVRPYARGD, from the coding sequence ATGAACCCACGCCGTTCCGTCTGTCCAACGACAGATGTACCATCACTTGTTGCCGCAATGAGCGAATCCGGTTTTCAGGGAAGAAAACTCGGCGAGTCAGTCAAAATCTGGTCAGAGATGATCCAGGACCCAGACTGTACCATCCTTCTCGGCCTCTCAGGCGCCATGGTGCCTGCCGGCATGCAGGAATGCCTCATCGAACTGGTCAGGCACAGGTACGTCGACGCCATCGTCTCGACAGGGGCCAACATCTTCCATGACATCGCCGAACACCTCGGCATCAACCACTATCTCGGCCACCACCATGTCGATGACGAGTCCCTGTACAGGCAGGGGATCGACCGTATCTACGACGTCTTCGCCTATGAAGATGAGTTTCGGAGCGTCGACCGGCGCGTCGCGAAGTTTGCCGCGGAACTCGCCCCCTACCATGCCTCCTCCGCCGACTTCCTCAACCGTCTCGGCCATCACATAACAGAAGTCGCCCCGGCCGGGCGCTCGATCCTCGCCACCTGCACACAGATGGGGGTGCCGGTCTTCGTCCCGGCCCTCGGCGACTCCTCCCTCGGCATCGCCCTCACCGTCGCCAGGCGAGAGGGGGTGGATATCGCCATCGACCAGATCGCCGACGCCGACGAACTCACCCGGATCGTCGAGATGTCAAAAAAGACCGGGGTCGTCTATATCGGCGGCGGCGTCCCGAAAAATTTCATCCAGCAGACGCAGGTGATCGCCTCCATGCACGACCGCGACCTCGGCGGCCACGCCTACGCCGTCCAGTACACCACCGACGCCCCGCACTGGGGCGGACTCTCCGGGTGCACCTTCGAGGAGGCAATCTCCTGGGGAAAAGAGTCAGTCGAGACAAAGAGAGTCCAGTGTTTCTGCGACGCCACCATTGCAATCCCGATCGCCGTTTCCGCCCTTATCGGCAGCGGCCTTGTGCGGCCATACGCCCGGGGGGACTGA
- a CDS encoding 30S ribosomal protein S13 — MDQEEEIKYFVRIRDTDLDGTKMALIALTGIKGVGRHAATYIVNKAQVDSHALLGKMSDEDVERLRTAVDEFSESVPSWMLNRPIDVLSGKPRHLLASEVDLTLEEDINTMRKIRSYSGIRHETGQKVRGQRTKSTGRTGTTVGVKRKKD; from the coding sequence ATGGATCAGGAAGAAGAAATAAAGTACTTCGTCAGGATCAGAGACACTGATCTCGACGGCACAAAAATGGCCCTCATCGCACTCACCGGCATCAAGGGAGTCGGGAGGCATGCCGCGACCTATATTGTCAACAAGGCACAGGTCGACTCGCACGCCCTTCTCGGCAAGATGTCGGACGAGGACGTTGAGAGGCTCCGTACAGCAGTCGACGAATTCTCGGAAAGCGTCCCCTCGTGGATGCTGAACCGGCCCATCGACGTTCTTTCGGGCAAGCCCCGGCACCTCCTTGCAAGCGAGGTCGACCTGACGCTTGAGGAAGACATCAACACGATGCGCAAGATCCGCAGTTACAGCGGCATCCGCCACGAGACCGGCCAGAAGGTCAGGGGCCAGCGCACCAAGTCCACCGGCAGAACCGGCACGACCGTCGGCGTAAAGAGAAAGAAGGACTGA
- a CDS encoding 30S ribosomal protein S4, with protein sequence MGYPGKNHKQYSTPKRRFEKTRLEEEAKIVIEFGLRNKRELWKAESALRKYRKATREILALRSAGTDLKQAETKKAQLLNHLERYGLLSGESDIEDILALKSEQALERRLQTLVYRKGLARSPKQARQLITHGHIIVSGHRVTIPGYLVPRSEEASIGYYAHSPLAAESHAERSRITGR encoded by the coding sequence ATGGGATATCCAGGAAAGAACCACAAGCAGTACTCCACACCAAAGCGCCGCTTCGAGAAGACGCGCCTTGAAGAGGAGGCAAAGATCGTCATTGAATTTGGTCTCCGGAACAAGCGTGAACTCTGGAAGGCCGAGAGCGCCCTCCGGAAGTACCGCAAGGCCACCCGTGAGATTCTTGCCCTTCGTTCCGCCGGTACCGACCTGAAGCAGGCCGAGACCAAGAAGGCGCAGCTCCTCAACCACCTCGAACGCTACGGCCTTCTGTCAGGCGAAAGCGACATCGAGGACATCCTCGCGCTGAAAAGCGAGCAGGCACTCGAACGCCGTCTCCAGACCCTCGTGTACAGAAAGGGCCTCGCCCGCTCACCAAAGCAGGCCAGACAGCTCATCACCCACGGCCACATCATCGTGAGCGGCCACCGGGTCACCATCCCCGGCTACCTCGTCCCGAGGAGCGAAGAGGCGTCCATCGGATACTACGCCCACTCACCACTCGCCGCCGAGTCGCACGCTGAACGCAGCAGGATCACCGGGAGGTAA
- a CDS encoding 30S ribosomal protein S11, translating into MAADKEKWGIAHIFASFNNTIITVTDLSGAETITKSSGGMVVKQDRNESSPYAAMQMAMNIANSVREKGLIGLHVKVRAPGQGKQRSPGPGAQAAIRALARAGIRIGKIEDVTPVPHDSIRQKGGRRGRRV; encoded by the coding sequence ATGGCAGCCGATAAGGAAAAGTGGGGCATTGCACACATCTTTGCCTCGTTCAACAACACCATCATCACCGTCACCGACCTCTCCGGGGCCGAGACGATCACCAAGAGCAGCGGCGGCATGGTTGTCAAGCAGGACCGCAATGAAAGTTCGCCCTATGCTGCGATGCAGATGGCAATGAACATCGCCAACTCCGTCAGGGAAAAGGGCCTCATCGGCCTTCACGTAAAGGTCCGCGCACCCGGTCAGGGGAAGCAGCGCAGCCCCGGCCCCGGTGCCCAGGCGGCCATCCGCGCCCTTGCCCGTGCCGGCATCCGCATCGGTAAGATCGAGGACGTCACCCCGGTCCCGCACGACTCAATTCGCCAGAAAGGCGGGAGACGCGGAAGGAGAGTCTGA
- a CDS encoding DNA-directed RNA polymerase subunit D: MQIEFARIDDDAARFVLSGATPAFANALRRTMIGEVPTLAIEDVKIYDNSSVLFDEILAHRLGLIPIKTDLSRFVKQEDCSCEGAGCPLCSVTFTMSVEGPGMVYSSDLIPDDPETRPVLDNVPIVKLFEGQKIVLEARATLNTGRVHAKWEPTTACGYKNYPVVTIGENCDGCGMCIDECPRGVLEIKDRQAHVVDGKLEACSLCKLCEKACLTTGIGTEPAITIRSDISKFIFVVESDGSLPVLTIIEKGLEYIRKQSTDLSETLVEIAGVN; the protein is encoded by the coding sequence ATGCAGATCGAATTTGCCAGAATTGATGATGACGCCGCCAGGTTCGTCCTCAGCGGCGCCACCCCAGCGTTCGCGAATGCACTGCGCCGCACCATGATCGGCGAGGTACCCACGCTCGCCATCGAAGACGTAAAGATCTATGATAACTCTAGCGTGCTCTTCGATGAGATTCTGGCACACAGGCTCGGACTAATCCCAATAAAGACCGATCTTTCAAGATTTGTCAAGCAAGAGGACTGCTCGTGCGAGGGTGCCGGGTGCCCGCTCTGCTCGGTGACCTTCACCATGAGTGTCGAAGGCCCGGGGATGGTATATTCCAGCGACCTCATCCCGGACGACCCCGAAACCCGACCAGTCCTCGACAACGTCCCGATCGTCAAGCTCTTCGAGGGCCAGAAGATCGTGCTCGAAGCGCGCGCCACCCTGAACACAGGGAGAGTACATGCCAAGTGGGAACCGACCACCGCCTGCGGGTACAAGAACTACCCGGTTGTCACCATCGGTGAGAACTGTGACGGGTGCGGCATGTGCATCGACGAGTGCCCTCGCGGCGTGCTTGAGATCAAGGACAGACAGGCACACGTGGTCGATGGAAAACTTGAGGCATGCTCCCTCTGTAAACTCTGCGAGAAAGCGTGCCTGACCACCGGTATCGGCACCGAGCCTGCGATCACCATCAGGTCCGACATTTCAAAGTTCATCTTTGTCGTGGAAAGCGATGGTTCGTTGCCTGTTCTGACAATCATCGAAAAAGGACTTGAATACATCAGAAAGCAATCAACGGATCTCTCAGAGACGTTGGTCGAGATAGCCGGAGTGAATTAG
- a CDS encoding 50S ribosomal protein L18e, with amino-acid sequence MAKGTYQKTNPRLSYLVALLKETARENDAKVWRVIAQNLEAPSNNYAEVNIGKINRYAQDGETILVPGKVLGSGVLNQKVSVAALSFSESAIGKITGLDGSCMTIEELVAQNPKGTGVRILR; translated from the coding sequence ATGGCAAAGGGAACATACCAGAAGACGAACCCCCGTCTTTCGTATCTCGTTGCGCTGCTCAAAGAGACGGCACGAGAAAACGACGCGAAGGTCTGGCGGGTCATCGCACAAAATCTGGAAGCACCCAGCAACAACTATGCTGAGGTCAACATCGGAAAGATCAACCGGTACGCCCAGGACGGCGAAACGATCCTGGTCCCCGGCAAGGTGCTCGGAAGCGGCGTGCTGAACCAGAAGGTCTCGGTTGCGGCACTTAGCTTCTCCGAGTCCGCGATCGGCAAGATCACCGGCCTTGACGGCTCGTGCATGACCATTGAAGAACTGGTCGCACAGAACCCGAAGGGTACAGGCGTGAGGATACTGAGGTGA
- a CDS encoding 50S ribosomal protein L13 yields the protein MVTIINAEGLLLGRLASNVARRSLQGEKFALVNVEKVIVSGHRAMVLGNYHHKRQRGSREGGPFFPRRPDHIMRRTVRGMLPYKRQRGAEAFRNVMAYVGVPVEFQGREAEFETIEQAGIERLNNPRYVTLGEISTTLGAKY from the coding sequence ATGGTGACGATCATCAATGCAGAAGGACTGCTCCTTGGGCGGCTTGCAAGCAACGTCGCACGGCGCTCACTTCAGGGTGAGAAGTTCGCCCTCGTGAACGTTGAGAAGGTAATCGTTTCCGGCCACCGTGCCATGGTGCTCGGCAACTACCACCACAAGCGTCAGCGCGGCTCGCGCGAAGGCGGCCCGTTCTTCCCGAGAAGACCGGACCACATCATGAGGCGGACGGTTCGCGGCATGCTCCCGTACAAGCGCCAGCGGGGAGCCGAGGCATTCAGGAACGTCATGGCCTATGTCGGCGTCCCGGTCGAGTTCCAGGGCAGAGAAGCCGAATTTGAGACCATCGAACAGGCAGGGATCGAGCGGTTGAACAACCCGAGATATGTCACCCTCGGTGAGATCAGCACCACGCTCGGGGCCAAGTACTGA
- a CDS encoding 30S ribosomal protein S9: MAKVVNTSGKRKTAIARATLKEGNGRIRINSVPLEIYATELVRMKISEPLHLIPNTIDGVDVSIEVSGGGMMGQAEAVRTALARGILEWTNDPKVKDTFITYDRTLLVNDSRQKEAKKPHGRGARAKFQKSYR; this comes from the coding sequence ATGGCAAAGGTCGTAAATACAAGCGGTAAGAGAAAGACCGCAATCGCACGGGCAACCCTCAAGGAAGGAAACGGGCGGATACGGATCAACTCCGTACCCCTCGAGATCTACGCGACCGAACTGGTGCGCATGAAGATCTCCGAGCCGCTCCACCTCATCCCGAACACCATCGATGGCGTTGACGTCTCTATCGAAGTGAGCGGGGGCGGGATGATGGGTCAGGCCGAGGCTGTCAGGACCGCGCTTGCTCGCGGCATCCTCGAATGGACCAACGATCCCAAGGTCAAGGACACCTTCATCACCTATGACCGCACTCTCCTCGTCAATGACTCGAGGCAGAAGGAAGCCAAGAAGCCGCACGGCCGTGGCGCACGCGCAAAGTTCCAAAAGTCTTATCGGTGA